A stretch of the Mycobacterium sp. ITM-2016-00317 genome encodes the following:
- a CDS encoding poly-gamma-glutamate hydrolase family protein → MGARHFYFAYGSNLCVQQMARRCPDATEPRRAMLADHDWLINERGVATVEPFAGAEVHGVLWRLSDRDLATLDSAEGVPARYRRDELTVMTEHGPSKAWVYIDHRVEAGPPRPGYLERILDGARHHGLPHRWIQFLERWDPNRWPQRSQHTASVAPQSLSELLADPAVAEDSVLRSRFGFLAIHGGGLEQMTDVIAERAADAAGASLYVVRHPDHYPHHLSSAKYDPAQSDRLAEFLDHVEVVVSLHGYGRLGRSNQILAGGRHRDLAAHVAGHADIPGYRMVTDLEAIPKELRGLHPDNPVNRVRGGGTQLELSARVRGISPRSGLPGDDGLSPATSALVQGLVRAARSWQLPSR, encoded by the coding sequence ATGGGTGCCCGGCACTTTTACTTCGCGTACGGCTCGAATCTGTGCGTGCAACAGATGGCGCGCCGCTGCCCCGACGCCACCGAGCCGCGCCGGGCGATGCTGGCTGACCACGACTGGCTGATCAACGAGCGCGGGGTCGCCACCGTCGAACCGTTCGCCGGCGCCGAGGTGCACGGGGTGCTGTGGCGGCTCTCCGATCGCGACCTGGCCACCCTCGACAGCGCCGAGGGGGTGCCGGCGCGGTACCGGCGCGACGAGCTCACGGTGATGACCGAGCACGGGCCGTCGAAGGCGTGGGTCTACATCGACCATCGCGTCGAGGCGGGGCCGCCGCGTCCGGGCTACCTGGAACGGATCCTCGACGGAGCCCGCCACCACGGCCTGCCGCACCGATGGATCCAGTTCCTGGAGCGGTGGGATCCCAACCGCTGGCCGCAACGCTCGCAGCACACCGCGTCCGTTGCGCCGCAGAGCCTCTCCGAGCTCCTCGCCGATCCCGCCGTCGCCGAAGACTCGGTGCTGCGCTCCCGGTTCGGGTTCCTGGCGATTCACGGCGGCGGGCTGGAGCAGATGACCGACGTGATCGCCGAGCGCGCCGCCGACGCCGCGGGCGCGTCGCTGTACGTGGTCCGCCATCCCGATCACTATCCGCACCACCTGTCGTCGGCCAAATACGATCCCGCGCAATCGGATCGGCTCGCGGAGTTCCTCGACCACGTCGAGGTCGTGGTGTCGCTGCACGGCTACGGCCGGCTGGGCCGCAGCAACCAGATCCTGGCCGGCGGGCGTCACCGCGACCTGGCCGCACATGTCGCCGGCCACGCCGACATCCCGGGGTACCGGATGGTCACCGATCTGGAGGCGATCCCGAAGGAGTTGCGCGGACTGCACCCGGACAATCCCGTCAACCGCGTCCGCGGTGGTGGCACCCAGCTGGAACTGTCGGCCCGGGTACGCGGCATCAGTCCCCGCAGCGGGCTGCCCGGTGACGACGGACTGTCCCCGGCCACCTCCGCGCTGGTTCAGGGTCTGGTGCGCGCCGCCCGCTCCTGGCAACTACCGTCGCGGTAG
- a CDS encoding serine hydrolase domain-containing protein — translation MRLTAAAAALVLVTVTAPAAGAQPDPVEAAVAAVVAADGLAGAVAVVRHGDDMTTTTAGYADDEAGAAFVPNTRVRVASITKTFVAAAILQLVGEGRVDLDASVERYLPGLLHGRGIDGNAVTVRRLLRHQSGLPEYYGADTEPLTGPVDPRDLVARAMARPAADPSPPVAIYTNTNYVVAGLLLESVTGRPAAEEITRRIIDPLGLTHTYFPAAGDTWLRAPMAHGYENVAGQRQDVTAGEPSDEYMAGSLISTNEDTTTFITALLAGRVVAAPELAQMTDTVPWPLHGPGFRYGLGLVSIDLGCGVTVWGHSGDLAGYHSIMVAAPGHPAVSATFTQGSPGVKTLADDPRAQVLAATYCPG, via the coding sequence GTGCGTCTCACCGCCGCTGCTGCCGCCCTGGTGTTGGTGACCGTCACCGCTCCGGCCGCCGGCGCCCAGCCGGACCCGGTCGAGGCCGCCGTGGCGGCCGTCGTCGCCGCCGACGGCCTGGCCGGCGCGGTCGCAGTGGTCCGTCACGGTGACGACATGACGACCACCACCGCCGGATACGCCGACGACGAGGCCGGGGCCGCATTCGTGCCGAACACCCGTGTCCGCGTCGCCAGCATCACCAAAACCTTTGTCGCCGCGGCGATCCTGCAACTCGTCGGCGAGGGCAGAGTCGACCTCGACGCGTCCGTCGAGCGGTATCTGCCCGGCCTGTTGCACGGTCGGGGCATCGACGGCAACGCCGTCACCGTGCGGCGGCTGCTGCGCCATCAGAGCGGCCTGCCCGAGTACTACGGCGCGGACACCGAACCGCTGACCGGGCCGGTGGATCCGCGCGACCTCGTGGCGCGGGCCATGGCCCGTCCGGCCGCGGACCCGTCTCCTCCGGTGGCGATCTACACCAACACGAACTACGTCGTGGCCGGGCTGCTGCTGGAGTCGGTGACCGGCCGCCCGGCGGCCGAGGAGATCACCCGGCGCATCATCGACCCCCTCGGACTGACCCACACCTACTTCCCCGCTGCCGGGGACACCTGGCTGCGCGCACCGATGGCGCACGGCTACGAGAACGTCGCCGGGCAACGACAGGACGTCACCGCCGGGGAGCCCTCGGACGAGTACATGGCAGGGTCCTTGATCTCCACCAACGAGGACACCACCACCTTCATCACCGCGCTGCTGGCCGGACGAGTGGTGGCCGCGCCCGAGCTGGCGCAGATGACGGACACCGTGCCGTGGCCCCTGCACGGACCCGGGTTCCGCTACGGGCTCGGGCTGGTGAGCATCGACCTCGGATGCGGGGTCACGGTCTGGGGGCACAGCGGGGACCTGGCCGGCTACCACAGCATCATGGTCGCGGCACCAGGCCACCCGGCGGTGTCCGCGACGTTCACCCAGGGCAGCCCAGGAGTGAAGACCCTCGCCGACGATCCACGGGCGCAGGTGCTGGCCGCCACATACTGCCCGGGTTAG
- a CDS encoding DUF1365 domain-containing protein: protein MKSECRGPDRARVALYRTRITHLRRAPVHHYFEHRSYSWLVDLDALPRLPWWLRPFARFDARDHLWAAPQDTLRGRVDAFLAERGIHLDGGTVTALTQARVLGHVFNPLTLYWCHDSRGVLRCVVAEMQNTSGGRHAYLLPPSGDRPALVDKTFRASPFNGVDGHYLVRAPQPDEHLDVTISLHRDQQPAFVATMRGSRRPAGVRQILALQVVAPLAPLMNLLSMRVQTTLLRLRRVPMAPEGSAGERAAVRECPRERVPIRNPQETRSP from the coding sequence GTGAAATCCGAGTGTCGAGGCCCGGACCGTGCGAGGGTGGCCCTGTACCGCACGCGCATCACCCACCTGCGCCGCGCGCCCGTCCACCACTACTTCGAGCATCGCAGCTACAGCTGGCTCGTCGATCTCGATGCGTTGCCCCGGTTGCCGTGGTGGCTTCGGCCGTTCGCCCGTTTCGACGCACGCGACCACCTGTGGGCGGCACCCCAGGACACGCTGCGCGGACGGGTCGACGCCTTCCTGGCCGAGCGAGGAATCCACCTCGACGGCGGCACGGTCACCGCGCTGACGCAGGCCCGGGTGCTCGGTCATGTGTTCAATCCGCTGACCCTGTACTGGTGCCATGACTCGCGGGGAGTGCTGCGCTGCGTGGTGGCCGAGATGCAGAACACCTCCGGTGGCCGCCACGCCTACCTGCTTCCGCCGTCGGGAGACCGACCGGCCTTGGTGGACAAGACTTTTCGCGCGTCCCCGTTCAACGGCGTGGACGGCCACTACCTGGTGCGGGCGCCGCAACCCGACGAGCACCTCGACGTGACGATCTCACTGCACCGCGACCAGCAGCCCGCCTTCGTCGCGACGATGCGCGGTTCGCGCCGCCCGGCCGGTGTCCGACAGATCCTCGCGCTGCAGGTGGTCGCGCCGCTCGCGCCGTTGATGAATCTGCTGAGCATGCGCGTGCAGACCACGCTGTTGCGGCTGCGCAGGGTGCCGATGGCGCCCGAGGGCTCCGCCGGCGAGCGCGCGGCAGTCCGGGAATGCCCGCGCGAGCGGGTGCCGATCAGGAATCCGCAGGAGACACGGTCTCCGTGA
- a CDS encoding sigma-70 family RNA polymerase sigma factor: MTTSVLVAAARLPVVTAELDALLRQVAHRDAEAFAAFYDLTRARVYGLVTRVLRDPGYSEETTQDIYLQVWRNAANYDPAAGSPLAWLLTLAHRRAVDRVRSEQAASTRESRYGATTVEPPSDHVADEVILDDERRRVADCLGSLTDTQRECIQLAYYDGLTYVQVSEHLAANLATIKSRMRDAIRGLRRCLGVA; the protein is encoded by the coding sequence GTGACCACATCGGTCCTGGTAGCTGCCGCTAGGCTACCGGTCGTGACCGCCGAACTCGACGCACTTCTGCGCCAGGTGGCCCACCGCGACGCCGAAGCCTTCGCCGCGTTCTACGATCTGACGCGCGCGCGGGTGTACGGCCTGGTCACCCGGGTGCTGCGCGACCCCGGCTACAGCGAGGAAACGACGCAGGACATCTATCTGCAGGTGTGGCGCAACGCCGCCAACTACGACCCTGCGGCGGGTTCACCGCTGGCCTGGCTGCTGACCCTGGCCCACCGGCGCGCGGTGGACCGGGTGCGCTCCGAGCAGGCGGCCAGCACCCGGGAGTCCCGGTACGGCGCCACCACGGTCGAGCCGCCGTCGGATCACGTGGCCGACGAGGTGATCCTCGACGACGAGCGGCGCCGGGTCGCCGACTGCCTGGGCTCGCTGACCGACACCCAGCGCGAATGCATCCAGCTGGCTTATTACGACGGTCTGACCTATGTCCAGGTGTCCGAGCACCTGGCGGCGAACCTGGCCACAATCAAGTCCAGAATGCGCGACGCGATCCGGGGTCTCCGCAGATGTTTGGGGGTGGCATGA
- a CDS encoding anti-sigma factor, giving the protein MTSPQNDLLSLAAPYALHALSADERAEVDRQLADAPTEVAESFLAEVRSVQETMAVLASVTAVEPPAHLRDTVLRQITDDRVRTLPTQPRSRRRAAAVLTAAAAVVIGLAAVGVGYALRPAPAPTTAEQVFAAPDVRTISGEIPGGGTATVVFSRERNSGVLVMNNVPPPQPGTVYQMWLVDPDGSHSAGTMDAEAVAPSTTAVLPDLGSSKALAFTVEPPGGSPQPSGPAFAELPLT; this is encoded by the coding sequence ATGACCAGCCCGCAGAACGACCTTCTGTCCCTCGCCGCGCCGTATGCTCTGCACGCCCTGAGCGCCGACGAGCGGGCGGAGGTCGACCGGCAGCTGGCCGACGCGCCGACGGAAGTCGCCGAGTCGTTTCTCGCCGAGGTCCGCTCCGTGCAGGAGACCATGGCGGTGCTCGCCAGCGTCACCGCCGTCGAACCGCCGGCACATCTGCGCGACACGGTGCTGCGCCAGATCACCGACGACCGGGTGCGCACACTGCCCACCCAGCCGCGTTCCCGCCGGCGGGCGGCCGCGGTGCTGACCGCTGCGGCGGCCGTCGTGATCGGGCTGGCCGCCGTCGGGGTCGGCTACGCGCTGCGACCGGCCCCCGCGCCGACCACCGCCGAGCAGGTTTTCGCGGCGCCCGACGTGCGCACGATCTCCGGTGAGATCCCCGGCGGCGGCACCGCCACCGTGGTGTTCTCCCGTGAACGCAACTCCGGGGTGCTGGTGATGAACAACGTTCCCCCGCCACAGCCTGGCACCGTGTACCAGATGTGGCTGGTCGACCCGGACGGTTCGCATTCGGCGGGCACCATGGACGCCGAGGCGGTCGCTCCGTCGACCACCGCCGTACTGCCCGATCTCGGGTCGTCGAAGGCCCTGGCGTTCACCGTGGAGCCCCCGGGCGGTTCTCCGCAGCCGAGCGGCCCGGCGTTCGCCGAACTACCGCTCACTTAA
- a CDS encoding glutamate--cysteine ligase yields the protein MADVPTLGVEEEFLLVDPASGAPVARNRDVADRAAAKDVELQLELTSCQVETATGVVDDVGDLREQLVRLRRTSAEAAQDAGARLLAVGLPPTLPHEFPVTDTPRYRDIGQRYGMIAREQGICGCHVHVAVPDRDAAVAVSNRLRPWLPLLLALTANSAIYRNADSGHASWRSVLWARWPSAGPPPHFESADEFDAAVQMLSHTGVIRDDGMVYWDVRPSANFPTVEVRVADVPATVAETVLFAAVVRGCVMTALEAERHGEPVLPLTPYMLKAAYWKAAREGVDGDGVDLENHTAAPMTALLTGLVEQIRPALETAGDLAVVTAGLDRIAEVGNGAVRQRRAWQRNHDIADVLAEAAAATLEDLK from the coding sequence ATGGCAGACGTTCCGACCCTCGGGGTCGAGGAGGAGTTCCTCCTCGTCGACCCGGCCTCCGGCGCACCCGTCGCCCGCAACCGCGACGTCGCCGACCGCGCCGCCGCCAAGGACGTCGAGCTGCAGCTCGAGCTCACCAGCTGCCAGGTGGAGACCGCCACCGGCGTCGTCGACGACGTCGGCGACCTGCGTGAGCAGCTGGTGCGGTTGCGCCGTACGTCAGCTGAGGCGGCTCAGGACGCCGGCGCGCGGCTGCTCGCGGTGGGGCTGCCCCCGACGCTGCCGCACGAGTTCCCGGTCACCGACACCCCGCGCTACCGCGACATCGGGCAGCGGTACGGGATGATCGCCCGCGAGCAGGGCATCTGCGGCTGTCATGTGCACGTCGCGGTGCCCGACCGCGACGCCGCAGTCGCCGTCAGCAACCGGCTGCGACCGTGGCTGCCGCTGCTGCTCGCGCTCACCGCGAACTCGGCGATCTACCGCAACGCCGACAGCGGGCACGCGAGCTGGCGCAGCGTGCTGTGGGCACGCTGGCCCAGTGCCGGTCCGCCGCCGCACTTCGAGTCCGCCGACGAGTTCGACGCCGCGGTGCAGATGCTGTCCCACACCGGCGTGATCCGCGACGACGGGATGGTCTATTGGGACGTGCGCCCCTCGGCGAATTTCCCGACCGTCGAGGTGCGCGTCGCCGACGTGCCGGCGACGGTGGCCGAGACGGTCCTGTTCGCCGCGGTGGTCCGGGGCTGTGTGATGACCGCGCTGGAGGCCGAACGTCACGGCGAGCCGGTGCTCCCGCTGACGCCCTACATGCTCAAGGCGGCGTACTGGAAGGCCGCCCGGGAAGGGGTCGACGGCGACGGGGTGGACCTGGAGAACCACACCGCGGCGCCCATGACTGCGCTGCTCACCGGGCTGGTCGAGCAGATCCGCCCCGCCCTGGAAACCGCAGGCGATCTGGCCGTGGTGACCGCCGGGCTGGACCGCATCGCCGAGGTCGGGAACGGCGCGGTCCGCCAGCGGCGGGCCTGGCAGCGCAATCACGACATCGCCGACGTGCTGGCCGAGGCGGCCGCCGCGACGCTGGAAGACCTTAAGTGA
- a CDS encoding LLM class F420-dependent oxidoreductase, with the protein MAKTFRFGVGLTRTGSRSQLVDSARRAEDLGYDVLHVPDHLGGPAPFPALAAVAMATSTLRVGTFVLNAAFYRPALLGRDVAALRDVSEGRFEVGLGTGYVREEFEAAGIPFPSAGERVDHLKLTTEYLAAQLPDVPIMIAGNGDRVLRIAARSAQIIGLTGGDRAASGDEDPLAERIAFVRDAAGARFDDLELNLAITAMPVDGSGRPDLTIPRISLPGLSDEELLRHPGVLAGSPDEIAERIGRYRDVYGISYLIVQMRHAEAFSTVMELLR; encoded by the coding sequence GTGGCAAAGACGTTCCGCTTCGGTGTCGGGTTGACCCGCACCGGCTCGCGGTCTCAGCTGGTGGACAGCGCGCGACGGGCCGAGGACCTCGGGTACGACGTACTGCACGTGCCCGATCACCTGGGCGGTCCGGCGCCGTTTCCGGCACTGGCGGCGGTGGCGATGGCGACCTCGACGTTGCGGGTCGGCACGTTCGTGCTGAACGCGGCGTTCTACCGGCCGGCACTGCTGGGGCGCGACGTCGCGGCGCTGCGCGACGTCAGCGAGGGACGCTTCGAAGTGGGGCTGGGCACCGGCTACGTGCGGGAGGAGTTCGAAGCCGCCGGGATCCCGTTTCCCAGTGCCGGCGAGCGCGTCGACCATCTGAAGCTGACGACGGAGTACCTGGCCGCGCAGCTGCCCGACGTCCCGATCATGATCGCCGGCAACGGCGACCGGGTGCTGCGGATCGCGGCGCGCTCGGCCCAGATCATCGGCCTGACCGGCGGGGATCGCGCGGCGTCGGGCGACGAGGATCCGCTCGCCGAGCGGATCGCGTTCGTGCGGGACGCTGCCGGCGCCCGGTTCGACGACCTGGAGCTCAACCTCGCGATCACCGCGATGCCCGTCGACGGCAGCGGCCGGCCCGATCTGACGATCCCGCGGATCTCCCTACCCGGGCTGTCCGACGAGGAGCTGCTGCGCCATCCGGGGGTGCTGGCGGGATCCCCCGACGAGATCGCCGAGCGGATCGGCCGGTACCGCGATGTCTACGGCATCAGCTACCTCATCGTGCAGATGCGCCACGCGGAGGCGTTCAGCACGGTGATGGAGCTGCTCAGGTAG
- a CDS encoding APC family permease: MAINDAHGAAQTGLEGQRALESFGYRQELKRSVSTADLVVYGLVFMVPIAPWAIFGTVYNSASGMVPLVYLIGLVAMVFTALAYAQMARSFPLAGSVFSYVGRGIHPAAGFFAGWAILLDYLLVPTLLYVFAAESMIGLFPGTPRWLWAVVFVLVNTAINVAGISSLKLANRVFLAIELVFVAIFIVIAVRALNGQSLPDAGWSTTPIWDSNLVSAPLLAAALSIAVLSFLGFDGISTLAEESTGRRNPAGRAMIIALFVVATLFITQTWLASLLAGGRESFSDDEVGNAFFTLVQAASSTGWMNAFFVVNVLAVGFANAMAAQAATSRLLYSMSRDRQLPHYLSRISSRQVPTLALLTVSALSLVLVLFFVGQIGLISSLVNFGALFGFCLLHISVFWYYIVKQKSKNYLLHLVVPALGFVIIAYVLFNADVLAKIGGLVWLAIGAIIFGVNVARGRGVPELPAEEEVATLGEGAIGAEPPHRHG; encoded by the coding sequence ATGGCCATCAACGACGCTCACGGCGCTGCCCAGACGGGACTCGAGGGGCAGCGCGCCCTCGAATCCTTCGGCTACCGGCAGGAACTCAAGCGGTCCGTGTCCACCGCCGACCTCGTGGTGTACGGCCTGGTGTTCATGGTGCCCATCGCGCCCTGGGCGATCTTCGGCACCGTGTACAACAGCGCGTCGGGCATGGTGCCGCTGGTCTATCTGATCGGCCTGGTCGCCATGGTGTTCACCGCCCTGGCCTACGCGCAGATGGCCCGGTCCTTCCCGCTCGCCGGATCGGTGTTCTCCTACGTCGGCCGCGGAATCCACCCGGCCGCAGGCTTTTTCGCCGGGTGGGCGATCCTGCTGGACTATCTGCTCGTCCCGACGCTCCTCTACGTGTTCGCCGCCGAATCGATGATCGGCCTGTTCCCGGGCACACCGCGGTGGCTGTGGGCGGTCGTGTTCGTCCTCGTCAACACGGCGATCAACGTCGCCGGCATCAGCTCGCTGAAACTCGCCAACCGGGTCTTTCTGGCCATCGAGTTGGTGTTCGTCGCGATTTTCATCGTCATCGCGGTACGCGCGCTGAACGGGCAGTCGCTGCCCGACGCCGGCTGGAGCACCACCCCGATCTGGGACTCCAACCTGGTCAGCGCCCCGCTGCTCGCCGCGGCACTGTCGATCGCGGTGCTGAGTTTCCTCGGTTTCGACGGCATCTCGACGCTGGCCGAGGAGTCGACGGGGCGGCGCAATCCCGCGGGCCGGGCCATGATCATCGCGCTGTTCGTGGTGGCCACCCTGTTCATCACGCAGACCTGGCTGGCCAGCCTGCTGGCCGGCGGTCGGGAATCCTTCAGCGACGACGAGGTGGGCAACGCGTTCTTCACGCTGGTGCAGGCGGCGTCGAGCACGGGCTGGATGAACGCCTTCTTCGTCGTCAACGTGCTCGCTGTCGGATTCGCCAACGCGATGGCCGCGCAGGCGGCCACCAGCCGGCTGCTGTACTCGATGAGCCGGGACCGGCAGCTGCCGCACTACCTGTCACGTATCAGCAGCCGCCAGGTGCCGACGTTGGCGCTGCTGACGGTCAGCGCGCTCAGCCTCGTGCTGGTGCTGTTCTTCGTCGGACAGATCGGGCTGATCTCATCGCTGGTGAACTTCGGCGCGCTGTTCGGATTCTGTCTGCTGCACATCTCGGTGTTCTGGTACTACATCGTCAAACAGAAATCGAAGAACTACCTGCTGCATCTCGTGGTGCCTGCGCTGGGCTTCGTGATCATCGCCTACGTCCTGTTCAACGCCGACGTCCTGGCCAAGATCGGCGGCCTGGTGTGGCTGGCGATCGGTGCGATCATCTTCGGCGTCAACGTGGCTCGCGGCCGCGGTGTCCCGGAGCTGCCCGCCGAAGAGGAGGTCGCCACCCTGGGCGAGGGCGCGATCGGCGCCGAGCCGCCGCACCGGCACGGGTAG
- a CDS encoding proline iminopeptidase-family hydrolase, producing the protein MPVATRMVPFREYETWVRITTPEEQRPGLLPLFVLHGGPGMAHNYVRNIAELADETGRTVIHYDQLGCGNSTHLPDAPADFWTPALFVDEFHTVRSALGIEHYHLLGQSWGGMLGAEIAALQPPGLASLSICNSPASMALWMAGAAELRAQLPPETQAALDRHEQAGTVTDPEYLAATEEFYVRHVCRIVPPPQDFVETVEQMEAEPTVYHTMNGPNEFHVLGTLREWSIVDRLPNITVPTLVIAGEFDEATPATWAPYVDLIPDARSHVFADASHCSHLEKPGEFRAVVAEFLAAHDTQA; encoded by the coding sequence ATGCCCGTTGCGACACGCATGGTGCCCTTCCGCGAGTACGAGACGTGGGTCCGCATCACCACCCCCGAGGAACAGCGACCCGGCCTGTTGCCGCTGTTCGTCCTGCACGGCGGCCCGGGCATGGCGCACAACTACGTGCGCAACATCGCCGAACTTGCCGACGAGACCGGTCGCACGGTGATCCACTACGACCAGCTGGGCTGCGGCAACAGCACGCACCTGCCCGACGCGCCCGCCGACTTCTGGACCCCCGCACTGTTCGTCGACGAATTCCACACGGTGCGTTCGGCACTCGGCATCGAGCACTACCACCTCCTCGGGCAGTCCTGGGGCGGCATGCTCGGCGCCGAGATCGCGGCGCTGCAGCCCCCCGGCCTCGCCTCGCTGTCGATCTGCAACTCGCCGGCTTCGATGGCCCTGTGGATGGCGGGTGCCGCCGAGCTGCGGGCTCAGTTGCCGCCGGAGACCCAGGCCGCCCTGGACCGGCACGAGCAGGCCGGGACGGTCACCGACCCCGAGTACCTCGCGGCCACCGAGGAGTTCTACGTCCGTCACGTGTGCCGGATTGTGCCCCCGCCGCAGGACTTCGTGGAGACCGTCGAGCAGATGGAAGCCGAGCCCACCGTCTACCACACCATGAACGGCCCCAACGAGTTCCACGTGCTGGGCACGTTGCGTGAGTGGAGCATCGTCGACCGGCTGCCGAACATCACCGTCCCCACGCTGGTGATCGCCGGTGAGTTCGACGAGGCCACCCCGGCGACGTGGGCTCCGTATGTGGACCTGATCCCCGATGCCCGCAGCCATGTGTTCGCCGACGCCAGCCACTGCAGCCATCTGGAGAAACCCGGGGAGTTCCGCGCCGTCGTCGCCGAATTCCTCGCCGCCCACGACACCCAGGCCTGA
- a CDS encoding GntR family transcriptional regulator translates to MTDGVTVMTGLLGQQLDMPSRVDEITDRLVTAIAIGEYLPGARLPVERDLAASLGVGRMTVRAALARLVDGGLLETRRGRGGGSYVLQQWRESSTDAVNRTLVSRLGELKDRCDAVCRIHGAVCRAAAESRTDADVTALSDALENFRTARSGADAQLADSRLHLAIMDAAHNPVLKKVLIDLEASVNVGAPVHPWGEPDTMAAMERRALHDHEHLVAAIIAGRADEAESIARAHVAIDFEVIVAASRRAGTTG, encoded by the coding sequence ATGACGGACGGCGTCACAGTGATGACCGGGCTGCTGGGTCAGCAGCTCGACATGCCGTCGCGCGTCGACGAGATCACCGATCGCCTGGTCACCGCGATTGCCATCGGCGAGTACCTGCCCGGTGCCCGGCTGCCCGTGGAGCGTGACCTGGCCGCGTCGTTGGGCGTGGGGCGGATGACGGTGCGGGCCGCGCTGGCCCGGTTGGTCGACGGGGGCCTGCTGGAGACGCGCCGCGGCCGCGGCGGCGGCTCCTACGTCCTGCAACAGTGGCGCGAGTCGTCCACCGACGCCGTCAACCGGACGCTGGTCAGCCGGCTCGGTGAGCTCAAGGACCGGTGTGACGCGGTGTGCCGCATCCACGGCGCGGTCTGCCGTGCGGCCGCCGAATCACGCACCGACGCCGATGTGACCGCCCTGTCCGACGCGCTCGAGAACTTCCGCACCGCCCGCAGTGGCGCCGACGCCCAGCTCGCCGACAGCCGTCTGCATCTGGCGATCATGGATGCCGCGCACAACCCGGTCCTGAAGAAGGTGCTGATCGATCTCGAGGCCTCGGTGAACGTCGGCGCCCCGGTTCACCCGTGGGGCGAACCCGACACCATGGCCGCGATGGAGCGCCGGGCGCTGCACGACCACGAGCACCTCGTCGCGGCGATCATCGCGGGCCGTGCGGACGAGGCCGAGAGCATCGCCCGCGCCCATGTGGCGATCGATTTCGAGGTGATCGTCGCCGCCTCGCGCCGCGCGGGGACCACCGGCTGA
- a CDS encoding helix-turn-helix domain-containing protein: MKPEPATRHPYRSTLRAKQASATRQLILDTATRLFIERGYTATSIDLIAETAGVARSTVFTAAGGKPWLLKTAYDRAIVGDDEQVPMVDRPRIQRLFSMADPAQIVEGYVEVLSEAALRVSRLYEVVRSAAGVDGEVHQLWTEVGSQRLEAANVLATLLKKKGGLRKGLTTAIARDLIWVYNDPGMHYALVEVRGWSQRRYHGWLLETFNHQLLGED, translated from the coding sequence ATGAAACCCGAGCCGGCGACCAGGCATCCCTACCGCTCGACACTGCGGGCAAAGCAGGCGTCGGCGACTCGGCAGTTGATACTCGACACCGCGACCAGGCTGTTCATCGAACGCGGCTATACCGCCACGTCGATCGACCTGATCGCCGAAACCGCGGGCGTCGCCCGCTCCACCGTCTTCACTGCCGCCGGCGGCAAGCCGTGGCTGCTGAAGACCGCCTACGACAGGGCGATCGTCGGCGACGACGAACAGGTCCCCATGGTCGACCGCCCGCGCATTCAGAGACTGTTCTCGATGGCCGATCCGGCGCAGATCGTCGAGGGGTATGTCGAGGTCCTCAGTGAGGCTGCGCTGCGCGTGTCGCGCCTCTACGAAGTGGTGCGCTCAGCTGCCGGGGTGGACGGCGAGGTGCATCAACTGTGGACCGAGGTCGGCAGTCAGCGACTGGAAGCGGCGAACGTCCTCGCTACCTTGCTGAAGAAGAAGGGCGGGCTACGAAAGGGACTCACCACGGCCATCGCCCGTGACCTCATCTGGGTCTACAACGATCCCGGCATGCACTACGCGCTTGTCGAAGTGCGCGGTTGGAGCCAACGCCGCTACCACGGGTGGCTCCTCGAGACGTTCAATCATCAACTGCTGGGGGAGGATTGA